A stretch of the Salvelinus sp. IW2-2015 unplaced genomic scaffold, ASM291031v2 Un_scaffold2571, whole genome shotgun sequence genome encodes the following:
- the LOC139025369 gene encoding mucin-2-like has translation SPPSPTQRHQRPPPLHTVPTTSQRPPPRPPPLTTSPNVPHHVTHRSPTTSQRPSHRPPTTVTTSPATSHSPATSNVPPPRPTPRHVTTSPPRHNVPRHVTTSAPTTSPTTSNVPPPRHNVPHHVTTTTSQRPPPRSQLPTTSPTTHNSPTTSPTTFTTSPTTSPTVTTSPTNSTTPPPLHNVPHHSQRPPPLHNSPTVPHHVTHRPPPRTTAPPPTSHRPPPRPHHVHNVPHQVTPVPTTSNVPHHSHRPPTTSPTTFHNVTPTSPTTSPTVPHHFTTSPTSQPTTSQRPPPRLTKRPPPRQNDPPPRHNVPRHVTHRHPATSHRPPPRFTPLPHHVTTLPHPSPATSPPSPATSPPSPHHVHHRPHTTSQRSPPRPPPRHNIPHHVPHHVTTSPTTSPTTSPPSPHHVTTSPTHVTPSPTTSQRPHHVPPPRHKLTPPSPTTSPTSPHVNTVPHHVHTVPHHFPHHVNNVPHHVPHHSPTGPHPLTTSPTTSHRHPTTSQRSPTTSPTTHNVTHRSPTTSPTVPRHNVTHRPPPRHPPPPPRPPTAPHVTNVPPTPQRPPPRHNVPPPRHNVPRHVTTSPATTFPRHVTHRHPPRHHRHPHVTTCPTTSQRPPTTSPTTSQRPPPRHNVTQHVTTPPPRHNVPHQSQLHPTVPHHVTPVPTTSHPSPPRHTAPTTSQRPPHVPHHVTNVPHHVTHRPPPLSPPSPTTSHLPHHVTPSPTTHNVPHHAPAPRHNVTHRPPPRHPPSPATSTTSPTVPRHAQRPPPRHNVPRTVTTSPATCHNVPRPCTIPRHVSQRPPHVTTSPATSPTVTANAPTVPRHVTTSPATSQRPPPRQPHVTHRPRHSQRPPPRHNVPRHVTHRPPPKQRPPPLTTFPHHVSPTTSQRSPHHVTTSPTTSQRPPPCHNVTHRPPPRHTHRSPATFTTSPPRCTTSPSTSTNVPRQRSQRPPPLTTPPPRHNVPRHVTTSPAHVHPVPRHVTTPPPRSPTRHPPRHNVPRHVTPSPPPSPRPRHVTPVPRHVTPSPATSPVPRHVHVTTSPATSPRPPPRHNVSRHVTTSPPRHNVTRHVTHRPPHVTNVPATSPTHPHSQRPRPLSNVPRHVTPSRHTTSRHITNVPPRHNVPPPRHPPSPATSTTSPATSQRPPPRHPPPPPRHPPSPATSPTSPATAPTVPRHVTTLPPHVTTSPATSNVPRHVTHRVTHRPPPRSPPSPATSHRSPANTSHLSPATSHRSPPRHTVPPTSHRPPHVTPSPATSHRPPATSRPSPATSQLPAPPPPSPPRHNSPDRPPGHVIPPVLPPPAHNLPPTTSATSPHPLHNGPSPRRPPPRHSVPTTSTTPHPSRPPPRHNVPTTGQQRPHGRFWGD, from the coding sequence TCCCCACCGTCCCCCACCCAACGTCACCAACGTCCCCCACCACTTCACACCGTCCCCACCACGTCACAACGTCCCCCACCACGTCCCCCACCACTCACAACGTCACCCAACGTCCCCCACCACGTCACCCACCGTTCCCCCACCACGTCACAACGTCCATCCCACCGTCCCCCAACCACCGTCACAACGTCCCCCGCCACGTCACACTCCCCCGCCACGTCAAACGTTCCCCCGCCACGTCCAACCCCCCGCCACGTCACAACGTCCCCGCCACGTCACAACGTCCCCCGCCACGTCACAACGTCCGCCCCAACCACGTCACCCACCACGTCAAACGTCCCCCCACCACGTCACAACGTCCCCCACCACGTCACCACCACCACGTCACAACGTCCCCCACCACGTTCACAACTCCCCACCACGTCCCCCACCACTCACAACTCCCCCACCACGTCCCCCACCACGTTCACAACGTCCCCCACCACGTCCCCCACAGTCACAACGTCCCCCACCAATTCAACAACTCCCCCACCACTACACAACGTCCCCCACCACTCACAACGTCCCCCACCACTCCACAACTCACCCACCGTCCCCCACCACGTCACCCACCGTCCCCCACCACGCACCACCGCTCCCCCACCAACGTCACACCGTCCCCCACCACGTCCCCACCACGTCCACAACGTCCCCCACCAAGTCACCCCCGTCCCCACCACGTCCAACGTCCCCCACCACTCACACCGTCCACCCACCACGTCCCCCACCACGTTCCACAACGTCACCCCAACGTCCCCCACCACGTCACCCACCGTCCCCCACCACTTCACAACGTCACCCACCTCCCAACCCACCACGTCACAACGTCCCCCGCCACGTCTCACAAAACGTCCCCCGCCACGTCAGAACGATCCCCCGCCACGTCACAACGTCCCCCGCCACGTCACCCACCGTCACCCCGCCACTTCACACCGTCCCCCGCCACGTTTCACACCGCTCCCCCACCACGTCACAACGCTCCCCCACCCGTCACCCGCCACGTCACCACCGTCACCCGCCACGTCACCACCGTCCCCCCACCACGTCCACCACCGTCCCCACACCACGTCACAACGGTCCCCACCACGTCCCCCACCACGTCACAACATCCCCCACCACGTCCCCCACCACGTCACAACGTCCCCCACCACGTCACCCACCACGTCACCACCGTCCCCCCACCACGTCACAACGTCCCCCACCCACGTCACACCGTCCCCCACCACGTCACAACGTCCCCACCACGTTCCCCCACCACGTCACAAACTCACCCCACCGTCCCCCACCACGTCACCCACGTCCCCCCACGTCAACACCGTCCCCCACCACGTCCACACCGTCCCCCACCACTTCCCCCACCACGTCAACAACGTCCCCCACCACGTCCCCCACCACTCACCCACCGGCCCCCACCCACTCACAACGTCCCCCACCACGTCACACCGTCACCCCACCACGTCACAACGCTCCCCCACCACGTCCCCCACCACGCACAACGTCACCCACCGCTCCCCCACCACGTCACCCACCGTCCCCCGCCACAACGTCACCCACCGTCCCCCACCACGTCACCCACCTCCCCCGCCACGTCCACCCACCGCCCCGCACGTCACAAACGTCCCCCCCACTCCACAACGTCCCCCGCCACGTCACAACGTCCCCCCGCCACGTCACAACGTCCCCCGCCACGTCACAACGTCCCCCGCCACAACGTTCCCCCGCCACGTCACCCACCGTCACCCGCCACGTCACCACCGTCACCCCCACGTTACAACGTGCCCCACCACGTCACAACGTCCCCCCACCACGTCCCCCACCACGTCACAACGTCCCCCACCACGTCACAACGTCACCCAACACGTCACAACTCCCCCACCACGTCACAACGTCCCCCACCAGTCACAACTCCACCCCACCGTCCCCCACCACGTCACCCCCGTCCCCACCACGTCACACCCGTCCCCACCACGTCACACCGCCCCCACCACGTCACAACGTCCCCCCCACGTCCCCCACCACGTCACAAACGTCCCCCACCACGTCACCCACCGTCCCCCACCACTGTCACCACCGTCCCCCACCACGTCACACCTCCCCCACCACGTCACACCGTCCCCCACCACTCACAACGTCCCCCACCACGCCCCCGCACCACGTCACAACGTCACCCACCGTCCCCCACCACGTCACCCACCGTCCCCCGCCACGTCCACAACGTCACCCACCGTCCCCCGCCACGCACAACGTCCCCCGCCACGTCACAACGTCCCCCGCACCGTCACAACGTCCCCCGCCACGTGTCACAACGTCCCCCGCCCGTGCACAATCCCCCGCCACGTGTCACAACGTCCCCCCCACGTCACAACGTCCCCAGCCACGTCACCCACCGTCACCGCCAACGCACCCACCGTCCCCCGCCACGTCACAACGTCCCCCGCCACGTCACAACGTCCCCCCCCACGTCAACCCCACGTCACCCACCGTCCCCGCCACTCACAACGTCCCCCGCCACGTCACAACGTCCCCCGCCACGTCACCCACCGTCCCCCGCCCAAACAACGTCCCCCACCACTCACAACGTTCCCCCACCACGTTTCCCCCACCACGTCACAACGTTCCCCACACCACGTCACAACGTCCCCCACCACGTCACAACGTCCCCCCCCATGTCACAACGTCACCCACCGTCCCCCACCACGTCACACCCACCGCTCCCCCGCCACGTTCACAACGTCCCCGCCACGGTGCACAACGTCCCCCTCCACGTCAACCAACGTCCCCCGCCAACGCTCACAACGTCCCCCGCCACTCACAACTCCCCCGCCACGTCACAACGTCCCCCGCCACGTCACAACGTCCCCCGCCCACGTTCACCCCGTCCCCCGCCACGTCACAACTCCCCCGCCACGTTCACCCACCCGTCACCCGCCACGTCACAACGTCCCCCGCCACGTCACCCCGTCCCCGCCACCGTCACCCCGTCCCCGCCACGTCACACCCGTCCCCCGCCACGTCACCCCGTCCCCCGCCACGTCACCCGTCCCCCGCCACGTACACGTCACAACGTCCCCCGCCACGTCACCCCGTCCCCCGCCACGTCACAACGTCTCCCGCCACGTCACAACGTCACCCCCACGTCACAACGTCACCCGCCACGTCACCCACCGTCCCCCCCACGTCACCAACGTCCCCGCCACGTCACCCACGCACCCGCACTCACAACGTCCCCGGCCACTCAGCAACGTCCCCCGCCACGTCACCCCGTCCCGTCACACAACGTCCCGCCACATCACAAACGTCCCCCCACGTCACAACGTCCCCCCGCCACGTCACCCACCGTCCCCCGCCACGTCAACAACGTCCCCCGCCACGTCACAACGTCCCCCGCCACGTCACCCACCTCCCCCGCCACGTCACCCACCGTCCCCCGCCACTTCACCCACCTCCCCCGCCACGGCACCCACCGTCCCCCGCCACGTCACAACGCTACCCCCCCACGTCACAACGTCCCCCGCCACGTCCAACGTCCCCCGCCACGTCACCCACCGTGTCACCCACCGTCCCCCGCCACGCTCACCACCGTCCCCCGCCACGTCACACCGTTCCCCCGCAAACACGTCACACCTTTCCCCCGCCACGTCACACCGTTCCCCCCCACGTCACACCGTCCCCCCCACGTCACACCGTCCCCCCCACGTCACACCGTCCCCCGCCACGTCACACCGTCCGCCCGCCACGTCACGACCGTCCCCCGCCACGTCACAACTCCCCGCGCCACCACCACCGTCCCCGCCACGTCACAACTCACCCGACCGTCCGCCCGGCCACGTCATCCCACCGGTCCTCCCGCCACCGGCTCACAACCTTCCCCCAACCACGTCAGCAACGTCCCCCCACCCACTTCACAACGGCCCAAGTCCGCGTCGCCCCCCACCACGTCACAGCGTCCCCACCACGTCCACAACTCCCCACCCGTCACGTCCCCCACCACGTCACAACGTCCCCACCACGGGTCAACAACGTCCCCACGGTAGGTTCTGGGGCGATTAG